One window from the genome of Phycisphaerales bacterium encodes:
- a CDS encoding ABC transporter ATP-binding protein yields the protein MPAFRRLAKLMLDFKGRIALALVCAVLSGGSLAGGLLTASPIIDGLFEEQQGLRQLAERYNARDDAQWTVPAGLVEQLPTEAWPSIVLLVVAIAVLAVASGLFQFTHSFLALTVVHRTVMRIRRRAFRSLLFMPLLAAQRGGTDEEAGASNGPVSGSDAVSRLIADADQLAYGFEALLSKAVTQVTKGLGALVFAFVINWQLSLLAMVIAPAVWGVIRYFGRRIKRASKAAMGHRAQLLSIATEAAQALRVVKAYTAERREAHRFSVANRRVYHQMLKARTARALSKPFVEVLTVFILVVLVLVAFWFIRRDHLQVPDFVKVLAGLALAGAALKPLTGLVNDMQTSAGAAERLDELLHASTEPGHEPGVERLPRHGKSIELVDVAVRYPGARTPAVDGVSLKIEHGERVAIVGPNGSGKTTLLGLLYRMYDPERGAVVIDGHDLTRVSVRSLRKQIGVVSQETVLFEGTVRDNVAYGKPTATDEEVQSALDRARATEFVSQMPGGLQAEIAERGTSLSGGQRQRLAIARAILRDPAILILDEATSMIDAGSEARINEAMDEFSLGRTTVVVAHRLSTVRRADRIVVLEAGRVVDVGTHDELMARCELYQDLARTQLLGGEATTDTDGEDAPG from the coding sequence ATGCCCGCCTTTCGGCGACTCGCCAAGCTCATGCTCGACTTCAAGGGTCGCATCGCCCTGGCGCTGGTGTGTGCGGTGCTCTCGGGCGGCAGCCTGGCCGGTGGCTTGCTGACCGCGTCGCCCATCATCGACGGCCTCTTCGAGGAGCAGCAAGGCCTCAGGCAACTCGCCGAGCGGTACAACGCCCGCGACGACGCCCAGTGGACCGTCCCGGCGGGGCTCGTCGAGCAGCTCCCGACCGAGGCATGGCCGAGCATCGTGCTGCTCGTGGTCGCGATCGCGGTGCTCGCCGTCGCGTCCGGGCTCTTCCAATTCACGCATTCGTTCCTGGCGCTCACGGTTGTCCACCGGACGGTGATGCGTATCCGTCGCCGGGCCTTTCGCTCGCTGCTCTTCATGCCGCTTCTTGCAGCCCAGCGCGGAGGGACCGACGAGGAGGCCGGTGCGTCCAACGGCCCGGTGAGCGGGTCGGACGCCGTAAGCCGGCTCATCGCCGACGCCGACCAGTTGGCCTACGGGTTCGAAGCGTTGCTGAGCAAGGCGGTCACGCAGGTCACCAAGGGGCTTGGTGCGCTCGTCTTTGCATTCGTCATCAACTGGCAGCTTTCGCTGCTGGCGATGGTGATCGCGCCAGCCGTCTGGGGCGTCATCCGCTACTTTGGTCGGCGAATCAAGCGGGCATCCAAGGCGGCAATGGGGCATCGCGCGCAGCTGCTCTCGATCGCGACCGAGGCGGCCCAGGCGCTCCGCGTCGTCAAGGCGTATACCGCAGAGCGTCGCGAGGCCCACCGCTTCAGCGTGGCCAACCGGCGTGTCTACCACCAGATGCTCAAGGCCCGGACGGCCCGAGCGCTGTCCAAGCCGTTCGTCGAGGTCCTCACCGTCTTCATCCTCGTCGTGCTGGTGCTGGTGGCGTTCTGGTTCATCCGTCGGGATCACCTGCAGGTGCCAGACTTCGTCAAGGTCCTTGCCGGTTTGGCCCTGGCAGGGGCGGCGCTCAAGCCCCTCACCGGGCTGGTCAACGACATGCAGACGTCCGCCGGCGCGGCAGAACGGCTCGATGAGTTGCTGCACGCCAGCACAGAGCCCGGCCACGAGCCCGGCGTCGAGCGTCTGCCACGCCATGGCAAGAGCATCGAACTGGTGGATGTCGCCGTGCGATATCCCGGCGCACGCACGCCGGCCGTCGACGGCGTGAGCCTGAAGATCGAGCACGGCGAGCGGGTGGCGATCGTCGGGCCCAACGGCTCGGGCAAGACCACCCTGCTCGGCCTGCTCTACCGCATGTACGACCCCGAGCGCGGGGCCGTGGTGATCGACGGGCATGACCTCACGCGGGTCTCGGTCCGGTCGTTGCGCAAGCAGATCGGCGTGGTCAGCCAGGAGACGGTGCTGTTCGAGGGCACCGTGCGAGACAACGTCGCGTATGGCAAGCCCACCGCGACCGACGAGGAGGTCCAGTCGGCCCTCGATCGGGCCCGGGCGACCGAATTCGTCAGCCAGATGCCCGGCGGCCTGCAGGCCGAGATCGCCGAGCGGGGTACCTCGCTCTCGGGCGGCCAGCGGCAGCGGCTGGCGATCGCCCGGGCCATCCTGCGGGACCCGGCCATCCTGATCCTCGACGAGGCCACCAGCATGATCGACGCGGGCTCGGAGGCTCGGATCAACGAGGCCATGGACGAATTCAGCCTGGGGCGCACGACGGTGGTGGTGGCCCACCGCCTGAGCACCGTCCGGCGGGCGGACCGCATCGTGGTCCTCGAGGCCGGCAGGGTGGTGGACGTGGGCACCCACGACGAGCTGATGGCCCGCTGCGAGCTCTACCAGGATCTCGCGCGAACGCAGCTATTGGGCGGCGAGGCAACGACCGATACTGACGGCGAGGACGCCCCGGGTTGA
- the tuf gene encoding elongation factor Tu: MAKDVFERTKPHVNVGTIGHIDHGKSTLTAAMAARSATKRGGKAKSYAEITKGGTVRDSSKTVTIHSSHVEYETDNRHYAHVDCPGHADYVKNMITGAAQMDGAILVVSAADGPMPQTREHVLLARQVGVPYIVVALNKVDLVDDPELLELVEMEVRDLLSKYDFPGDDTPIVHITAKAAVEAPDDDAANKGVDELFDALDSYIPEPPRESDKPFLMAVEDVFSIKGRGTVATGRIERGVVKVGDAAEVVGLRPEPLKTTITGVEMFNKSMEEGMAGDNCGLLLRGVEKGDIQRGQVIVKPGSIQTHRKFKGEVYVLTNEEGGRHTPFFSGYKPQFYMRTTDVTGSVNLLGGAEMCMPGDNVEVEVDLEGKPVAMEAGLRFAVREGGRTIGSGVVTEIIE; this comes from the coding sequence ATGGCAAAAGATGTCTTCGAGCGGACCAAGCCGCACGTGAACGTCGGCACGATCGGTCACATCGACCACGGCAAGAGCACCCTGACGGCCGCGATGGCCGCTCGCTCGGCCACCAAGCGGGGCGGTAAGGCCAAGAGCTACGCCGAGATCACCAAGGGTGGTACAGTGCGTGACTCGTCCAAGACGGTGACGATTCACTCGTCGCACGTCGAGTACGAGACCGACAACCGCCACTACGCCCACGTCGACTGTCCGGGCCACGCCGACTACGTGAAGAACATGATCACCGGCGCCGCCCAGATGGATGGCGCGATCCTGGTCGTGTCGGCTGCCGACGGCCCCATGCCCCAGACCCGCGAGCACGTGCTCCTGGCCCGCCAGGTGGGCGTGCCCTACATCGTGGTGGCGCTCAACAAGGTCGACCTCGTCGATGATCCCGAGCTGCTCGAGCTCGTCGAGATGGAAGTCCGCGACCTGCTGAGCAAGTACGACTTCCCCGGCGACGACACCCCGATCGTGCACATCACGGCCAAGGCCGCCGTCGAGGCTCCCGATGACGACGCCGCCAACAAGGGCGTCGACGAGCTGTTCGACGCGCTGGACAGCTACATCCCCGAGCCGCCCCGCGAGAGCGACAAGCCCTTCCTGATGGCCGTCGAGGACGTGTTCAGCATCAAGGGTCGCGGTACGGTCGCAACCGGCCGCATCGAGCGTGGCGTGGTCAAGGTCGGCGATGCCGCCGAGGTCGTCGGCCTGCGTCCCGAGCCGCTGAAGACCACCATCACCGGCGTGGAGATGTTCAACAAGTCGATGGAAGAGGGCATGGCCGGCGACAACTGCGGCCTCCTGCTCCGCGGCGTCGAGAAGGGTGACATCCAGCGCGGCCAGGTCATCGTCAAGCCCGGCTCGATCCAGACCCACCGCAAGTTCAAGGGCGAGGTCTACGTGCTGACCAATGAAGAGGGCGGCCGCCACACGCCGTTCTTCTCGGGCTACAAGCCGCAGTTCTACATGCGGACGACCGACGTGACCGGCTCGGTGAACCTCCTGGGCGGTGCCGAGATGTGCATGCCCGGCGACAACGTTGAGGTCGAGGTCGACCTCGAGGGCAAGCCCGTCGCCATGGAGGCCGGGTTGCGGTTCGCCGTTCGCGAAGGTGGCCGCACCATCGGCTCGGGCGTCGTCACCGAGATCATCGAGTAA
- the rpmG gene encoding 50S ribosomal protein L33 has protein sequence MAKKKGAAREYVWLQCSETGDLNYRTSVNVRGGLPEGMKEGINKYCPRLRKHTLHKIKRK, from the coding sequence ATGGCTAAGAAGAAGGGCGCTGCCCGCGAATACGTCTGGCTCCAGTGCAGCGAGACCGGCGACCTCAACTACCGCACCTCGGTCAACGTCCGTGGTGGGCTGCCCGAGGGCATGAAGGAGGGCATCAACAAGTACTGCCCCCGCCTTCGAAAGCACACCCTCCACAAGATCAAGCGCAAGTAG
- a CDS encoding FAD-binding oxidoreductase has translation MTVPYWQRSSRPQSIDADVAVVGGGICGLSAALHFMRRGLSVVVIERHAPGSGASSRNAGFLMRGMAESYKVARETLGEDAARNIWRWSEENLRGLRSEGAAELPSYRHTPSCILALEQDEADDLAASASILQDDGFGVLLAESGADSAWSSGLPILGLVNPGDATINPAELVGLLASKLGSAVLAGHEVHAIEHAEGDASHCVVHTAGATVRCRRVLVCTNAHAGSLFPELEDVVRPNRGQMLALSAEGARLDYAYYVNRGHEYIRQTPSGTIVVGGCRGRFATHEQTSDDRATPEVQEAIEAFARMLLDAPIRVEARWAGTMGFSPDGMPLVGPIGEGSSIWFCGGFTGHGMSLAYRTAAGAVAAMLDGPDADPLAGTFSLARVRAVGSA, from the coding sequence ATGACCGTTCCATACTGGCAGAGATCCTCGAGACCACAATCGATCGACGCGGATGTCGCCGTCGTCGGCGGTGGCATTTGTGGCTTGTCGGCCGCGCTGCACTTCATGCGGCGCGGCCTCAGTGTCGTGGTGATCGAGCGGCACGCGCCCGGCTCGGGCGCCAGCTCGCGCAACGCGGGCTTCCTCATGCGCGGCATGGCCGAGAGCTACAAGGTCGCGCGTGAGACCCTGGGCGAGGATGCGGCGCGGAACATCTGGCGGTGGAGCGAGGAGAACCTGCGTGGGCTCCGATCAGAAGGCGCCGCCGAACTGCCCTCGTACCGCCATACGCCGAGCTGCATCCTGGCGCTCGAACAGGACGAGGCCGACGACCTCGCGGCCTCCGCATCGATCTTGCAAGATGATGGCTTCGGCGTGCTGCTCGCCGAGTCGGGCGCCGACAGCGCGTGGTCGAGCGGGCTGCCCATCCTCGGGCTCGTGAATCCCGGGGATGCCACGATCAATCCGGCCGAGCTCGTGGGCCTGCTTGCGTCCAAGCTTGGAAGCGCGGTCCTGGCCGGGCACGAGGTGCACGCCATCGAGCACGCCGAGGGCGACGCGAGTCACTGCGTCGTCCATACCGCCGGCGCGACGGTGCGATGCCGACGCGTGCTCGTGTGCACCAATGCGCACGCGGGCTCGCTCTTCCCAGAACTCGAGGACGTCGTGCGACCCAACCGAGGCCAGATGCTCGCGCTTTCGGCCGAGGGCGCCAGGCTCGACTACGCCTATTACGTGAACCGCGGGCACGAGTACATCCGTCAGACGCCCAGCGGCACGATCGTCGTCGGCGGCTGCCGGGGGCGGTTCGCGACGCACGAGCAGACGAGCGACGACCGCGCGACGCCCGAAGTGCAGGAGGCCATCGAGGCCTTCGCGCGCATGCTGCTGGATGCGCCGATCCGGGTCGAGGCGCGTTGGGCCGGCACGATGGGGTTCTCGCCCGACGGCATGCCGCTCGTGGGGCCGATCGGCGAGGGCAGCTCGATCTGGTTCTGCGGCGGATTCACCGGGCACGGGATGTCCCTGGCTTATCGGACAGCGGCGGGGGCCGTGGCGGCGATGCTGGACGGCCCCGATGCCGATCCGCTGGCCGGCACGTTCTCTCTGGCGCGCGTTCGGGCCGTCGGCTCGGCGTAG
- a CDS encoding GC-type dockerin domain-anchored protein, which translates to MRRTALAVLAVAGLASFSYACPADLDGDGSLTIFDFLEFQNLFAAGDPAADFDGDGDLTLFDFLAFQNAFDAGCPADVTGVEMVGRGMAAFPHVEIVDTFVIGQTASIGIDPVAYPDVVGVPVDVYVVEARTQAEWDADATLVDARVSGAQSLTFPGGSFASNVFTLNATALLAPGETEVPVAGGYDVVVDADRDGMLSAGDLIDGLGDATGMWYAKDLTRLGPYDRAPARDYAVSWPGLPSHRTRELLVYPADPSLTDMPVVIIAHGNGHDYRWYDYVQQHLASHGYVVMSHQNDTIPGIEAASDSMLRHADAFLGNYATFAPDLAGRVDTSRVMWIGHSRGGEGVVRATSKIVDGVYTPTHYSLSDFKVTSSIAPTVWRATLSQIHDQNYHLLFGAADGDVCGCPHRDDRQSFQLYERGVGSKQVTYVHGADHNDFNCCGFDDFTGPAGTAIGRPEGQRIANATWLALAERYLRDNDWAEEFIWRHQRSLQSPSIAQSSKIIREHNPGPDVGMVVDDYQSEPSATVASGGAVVSFDVSSLTEGRLEDRDSAFSPLGTDPMNGMTRASSASSDTTAGVVFEWDGADAAYEFELPVAQRDLTGLGSLSLRVAQSTRHPLTTGSLADTFFTIELVDGDGNASAVSTAEYAGVRDPYQREGFGSGDGWQNEFETIRLRLVDFTRDGRAIDLANVETIRLRFGPSHGSAAGRIGLDDVRLLP; encoded by the coding sequence ATGCGCAGAACCGCCCTCGCCGTGCTGGCCGTTGCCGGCCTTGCGTCGTTCAGCTACGCGTGCCCTGCCGACCTTGACGGCGATGGGTCGCTGACGATCTTCGACTTCCTGGAGTTCCAGAACCTGTTCGCCGCGGGCGACCCGGCGGCCGACTTCGACGGCGACGGCGACCTGACTTTGTTCGACTTCCTGGCGTTCCAGAACGCTTTCGACGCCGGATGCCCGGCCGACGTCACGGGCGTCGAGATGGTCGGTCGCGGGATGGCCGCGTTCCCGCACGTCGAGATCGTGGACACCTTCGTGATCGGTCAGACCGCCTCGATCGGGATCGACCCGGTTGCCTATCCCGATGTGGTCGGCGTGCCCGTTGACGTGTACGTCGTGGAAGCACGCACGCAGGCCGAGTGGGATGCCGACGCGACGCTGGTCGACGCACGCGTGTCAGGTGCGCAGAGCCTGACCTTCCCGGGCGGCTCCTTCGCGTCCAACGTGTTCACGCTCAATGCCACGGCGCTGCTTGCGCCGGGCGAGACCGAGGTGCCGGTCGCTGGTGGGTACGACGTCGTGGTCGACGCCGACCGAGACGGCATGCTGTCGGCCGGGGATCTGATCGACGGGCTCGGCGACGCCACCGGCATGTGGTACGCCAAGGACCTGACGCGGCTCGGCCCCTACGACCGGGCGCCGGCTCGGGATTACGCTGTGAGCTGGCCCGGCCTTCCCTCGCACCGCACGCGCGAGCTGCTGGTGTATCCGGCCGACCCGAGCCTGACGGATATGCCCGTCGTGATCATCGCGCACGGCAACGGGCACGACTATCGCTGGTACGACTACGTCCAGCAGCACTTGGCCAGCCACGGCTACGTGGTCATGAGCCACCAGAACGACACGATCCCGGGCATTGAGGCGGCCAGCGACAGCATGCTGCGCCATGCCGACGCGTTCCTGGGCAACTACGCGACGTTCGCGCCGGATCTGGCCGGCCGCGTGGATACGAGCCGGGTGATGTGGATCGGCCACAGCCGCGGCGGCGAGGGCGTGGTCCGCGCGACGAGCAAGATCGTCGACGGCGTGTACACGCCCACGCACTATTCGCTGAGCGACTTCAAGGTCACCAGCAGCATCGCCCCGACGGTGTGGCGCGCGACGCTGAGCCAGATCCACGACCAGAACTACCACCTGCTGTTCGGCGCGGCAGACGGCGACGTGTGCGGCTGCCCGCACCGCGACGACCGGCAGAGCTTCCAGCTCTACGAGCGTGGCGTCGGTTCGAAGCAGGTGACCTACGTGCACGGGGCCGACCACAACGACTTCAATTGCTGCGGGTTCGACGACTTTACTGGCCCGGCGGGGACGGCCATCGGCCGGCCCGAGGGCCAGCGCATCGCCAACGCCACGTGGCTGGCGCTGGCCGAGCGGTACCTGCGGGACAACGACTGGGCCGAGGAGTTCATCTGGCGGCACCAGCGGTCGCTGCAATCTCCGAGCATCGCGCAGAGCTCAAAGATCATCCGGGAGCACAACCCCGGGCCGGACGTGGGCATGGTCGTTGATGACTACCAGAGCGAGCCGTCGGCGACGGTGGCCAGCGGCGGCGCGGTGGTGTCCTTCGACGTGTCCAGCCTCACCGAGGGGCGCCTGGAAGACCGCGACTCGGCCTTCTCGCCCCTGGGCACCGACCCGATGAACGGCATGACGCGGGCGAGCAGCGCGTCGAGCGATACGACCGCGGGCGTGGTCTTCGAGTGGGACGGCGCTGACGCGGCCTACGAGTTCGAACTGCCCGTGGCCCAGCGAGACCTGACTGGCCTGGGCAGCCTGAGCCTTCGGGTCGCCCAGTCGACGCGGCACCCGCTGACGACCGGGTCGCTCGCCGACACGTTCTTCACGATCGAGCTGGTCGACGGCGACGGCAACGCGAGCGCCGTGTCGACGGCGGAGTACGCGGGCGTCAGGGATCCCTACCAACGGGAAGGCTTCGGCTCGGGCGATGGCTGGCAGAACGAGTTCGAGACGATCCGGCTGCGGCTGGTCGACTTTACTCGTGACGGACGGGCGATCGACCTGGCAAACGTCGAGACGATCCGGTTGCGATTCGGTCCGAGCCACGGCTCGGCGGCGGGCCGCATCGGCCTGGACGACGTGCGGCTGCTGCCATAG
- a CDS encoding GC-type dockerin domain-anchored protein, translating to MIKTTRIAAAFTIAAGLAIGSAAHAQADCLADLDGDGELTVFDFLEFQNLFDSGDLRADFDGNGRLDIFDFLEFQNQFAMGCPSGDIQELELASIALGEFPHADYVRAFNTGQVISVAIDPALATVPSGTVDVYLVDDKSSSEWVSDPTLVDARGFAQPATFGGGASTADNIALMGGTSFLNADAGESIGVPYDVVIDANRNGMLDGGDLIDGFDGTGFWLFKDLTTLGPVARTRVETYTASFPGIPSGRNQQRLTYPSDIGSRSDVPVVIISHGNGQDYRWYDYMHDHFSSHGWVVMSHQNNTQPGIETASDTTLRHTDYFFGNLATIAGGALNGRLDQSRTVWIGHSRGGEGVARAYDRIVTGSYNPQNYDLSDILVVSSIAPTDFGVRALPGSSNFHLIYGSSDGDVRGSVASGSKPFAIYERGTGDKQVTYIQGADHNDFNCCGFNDFAGPPGTEIGRAEVQRVALIDWLALIQLYVRGNEPARDVNERQWESLDFPAISDTTVVDNEFRPARGGDDFVVDDFQSQSATSIASSGATITTNTFGVFEGLMRDLDSSYTWNPSQPMNGMSRNRPGSPDTSNGVTFGWDGSPASFVYSLLPIQRDVSDFVSLSFRACQISRAPETVAELEDLTFTVTLVDGSGGSSSINIGAFGGGIEEVYQRTGSGSGAGWSNEFETITIKLADFLRDGTALDLSDVTQVRFEFGPGFGSNEGRIGLDDVEFRVE from the coding sequence ATGATCAAGACCACACGAATCGCCGCGGCGTTCACGATCGCTGCCGGCCTTGCCATCGGTTCGGCGGCGCACGCACAGGCGGACTGTCTGGCCGACCTCGACGGCGACGGCGAGCTGACGGTGTTCGACTTCCTGGAGTTCCAGAATCTGTTCGACTCCGGCGACCTGCGCGCTGACTTCGACGGCAACGGCCGCCTCGACATCTTCGACTTCCTCGAGTTCCAGAACCAGTTCGCGATGGGGTGCCCGTCTGGAGACATCCAGGAGCTCGAACTCGCGTCGATTGCGCTGGGCGAGTTCCCGCACGCCGATTACGTCCGGGCGTTCAACACCGGGCAGGTCATCTCGGTCGCGATCGATCCGGCGCTCGCGACGGTTCCCTCGGGCACGGTCGACGTGTATCTCGTCGACGACAAGAGCTCGTCGGAGTGGGTGTCCGATCCGACGCTGGTCGACGCCCGCGGCTTCGCGCAGCCCGCGACGTTCGGCGGCGGGGCCTCGACGGCCGACAACATCGCACTCATGGGAGGTACGAGCTTCCTGAACGCCGACGCCGGCGAGAGCATCGGCGTGCCCTACGACGTGGTGATCGACGCGAACCGCAACGGCATGCTCGACGGCGGGGACCTTATCGATGGCTTCGACGGCACGGGCTTCTGGCTGTTCAAGGACCTGACGACGCTCGGCCCGGTGGCGCGAACGCGCGTCGAGACGTATACCGCCAGCTTCCCGGGCATCCCGTCGGGTCGCAACCAGCAGCGGCTGACCTACCCCAGCGACATCGGCTCGCGGAGCGACGTTCCGGTCGTGATCATCAGCCACGGCAACGGCCAGGACTACCGCTGGTACGACTACATGCACGACCACTTCTCCAGCCACGGCTGGGTCGTCATGAGCCATCAGAACAACACCCAGCCCGGCATCGAGACCGCCTCGGACACGACGCTGCGGCACACCGACTACTTCTTCGGGAACCTCGCGACGATCGCGGGCGGTGCGCTCAACGGCCGGCTCGACCAGAGCCGGACGGTGTGGATCGGCCACAGCCGCGGCGGCGAAGGCGTCGCCCGCGCCTACGACCGCATCGTGACGGGCAGCTACAACCCGCAGAACTACGACCTGAGCGACATCCTTGTCGTCTCGAGCATCGCGCCGACGGACTTCGGTGTCCGCGCCCTGCCGGGCAGCTCGAACTTCCACCTGATCTACGGTTCGTCGGACGGCGACGTCCGTGGCAGCGTGGCGAGCGGCAGCAAGCCCTTCGCGATCTATGAGCGCGGCACGGGCGACAAGCAGGTGACCTACATCCAGGGTGCCGACCACAACGACTTCAACTGCTGCGGTTTCAACGACTTTGCTGGACCTCCTGGGACGGAGATCGGCCGGGCCGAGGTGCAGCGGGTGGCGCTCATCGATTGGCTGGCGCTCATCCAGCTGTACGTGCGTGGCAACGAGCCGGCTCGCGACGTGAACGAGCGGCAGTGGGAGAGCCTGGACTTCCCGGCCATCAGCGACACCACCGTGGTGGACAACGAGTTCCGCCCGGCCCGCGGCGGCGACGACTTCGTCGTCGATGACTTCCAGTCGCAGAGCGCGACGTCGATAGCCAGCAGCGGTGCGACGATCACGACGAACACGTTTGGCGTGTTCGAGGGCCTGATGCGGGACCTCGACAGCAGCTACACGTGGAATCCCTCGCAGCCCATGAACGGCATGTCGCGCAACCGCCCCGGGTCGCCCGATACCTCGAACGGCGTGACCTTCGGATGGGACGGGTCGCCGGCATCGTTCGTCTACTCGCTCCTACCGATCCAGCGGGACGTGAGTGACTTCGTGTCGCTGAGCTTCCGGGCCTGCCAGATCAGCCGTGCCCCGGAGACGGTCGCTGAGCTCGAAGACCTGACCTTCACGGTCACGCTCGTGGACGGCTCGGGCGGCAGCAGCTCGATCAACATTGGCGCCTTCGGCGGCGGCATCGAAGAGGTCTACCAGCGGACGGGCTCGGGCTCGGGCGCCGGCTGGTCGAACGAGTTCGAGACCATCACGATCAAGCTGGCCGACTTCCTGCGTGACGGCACGGCGCTCGACCTGAGCGACGTGACGCAGGTGCGATTCGAGTTCGGTCCGGGATTCGGCTCGAACGAGGGACGCATCGGGCTCGACGACGTCGAGTTCCGGGTCGAGTAG
- a CDS encoding ATP-binding cassette domain-containing protein, producing MAQALRIEDLSFRYDRRDVDSPPVVRIGRLELADGEMALLRGKSGSGKTTLLGLIAGLLEPSLGRVFVAGEDLHALRGATRDQFRGRHLGVVFQTFNLLHGFSARENVMAGMMFSAIPRSEHDARASMLLERLGIERVDALPEQLSVGQQQRVAVARAVAAKPTLVLADEPTASLDPENADAAIELIKDACAEAGAALLCVSHDPSAESHFDRVEDLASLAESAAEPA from the coding sequence ATGGCCCAGGCCCTGCGCATCGAGGATCTCAGCTTTCGCTACGACCGGCGGGACGTCGATTCCCCGCCGGTCGTTCGTATTGGCCGGCTTGAGTTGGCCGATGGCGAGATGGCGTTGCTGCGGGGCAAGTCCGGCAGCGGGAAGACGACGCTCCTTGGGCTCATCGCCGGCCTGCTCGAGCCTTCGCTCGGTCGGGTCTTCGTCGCCGGGGAAGACCTGCACGCGCTCCGCGGCGCGACGCGGGACCAGTTCCGCGGGCGCCACCTGGGCGTGGTGTTCCAGACGTTCAACCTGTTGCACGGATTCAGTGCTCGCGAGAACGTGATGGCCGGCATGATGTTCTCGGCCATTCCGCGGAGCGAGCACGATGCCCGGGCGTCGATGTTGCTGGAGCGTCTGGGTATCGAGCGGGTCGATGCGCTGCCCGAGCAGCTCAGCGTGGGTCAGCAGCAGCGGGTGGCCGTCGCGCGGGCGGTCGCCGCGAAGCCCACGCTCGTGCTGGCCGACGAGCCGACGGCGAGCCTCGACCCCGAGAACGCCGACGCGGCCATCGAGCTCATCAAGGACGCGTGCGCCGAGGCCGGCGCGGCGCTGCTATGCGTGAGCCACGACCCGTCGGCCGAGTCGCACTTCGATCGTGTCGAAGACCTTGCGAGCCTGGCGGAGTCCGCCGCGGAGCCGGCCTGA
- a CDS encoding ABC transporter permease: MSLRSSRVVLGSLLARRFQTVTTTITVAIAVGLLLTILSMRDATRQTLERGAGNMHLVVSAEPSPLVSVLNSVFHAGTPSRAMTWLQVMQLQRDPRVAFALPIQQGDSFEDYPVTAVQPAFFEQFSPDASYDPQRDGQDGRWLAAEGRLIQDRFEVVLGSLVAKESGLQLGDTILLTCGLAGGGFVHDGFSYEVVGVLEVSGTPHDRVIFSDLASGWIIHAQDKRDREAGGSADRVTEDDLSAADRLVTGVYLRGVVREGRQASAAIAELASELRRNPSITVASPASEIEALFRIVNRVDRLLIAVAFVVLVSGAVSTMLALYSSGQMRRREIATFRVLGASRGRIVRWVLAEAVILGATGAVVGVGMSVLGGLAVSWGLKVQLGLVVEPAVSLAAFGAVGAAAVVLAALAGVAPAVLAYRTPVAEHLRPLG, encoded by the coding sequence ATGTCGCTTCGAAGCTCCAGGGTCGTGCTGGGTTCCTTGCTCGCCAGGCGTTTCCAGACCGTGACGACGACGATCACGGTCGCCATCGCCGTCGGCCTGCTGCTCACGATCCTGAGCATGCGCGACGCGACGCGGCAGACGCTCGAGCGCGGGGCCGGCAACATGCACCTGGTCGTGTCGGCCGAGCCCTCACCGCTGGTCAGCGTGCTGAACTCGGTGTTCCACGCGGGGACGCCAAGCCGCGCGATGACGTGGCTGCAAGTCATGCAACTCCAGCGCGATCCGCGCGTGGCGTTCGCGCTGCCCATCCAGCAGGGCGATTCCTTCGAGGACTATCCCGTGACGGCGGTGCAGCCGGCGTTCTTCGAGCAGTTCAGCCCCGATGCCTCGTACGACCCGCAGCGTGACGGCCAAGACGGCCGCTGGCTCGCGGCAGAAGGCCGCCTGATCCAGGACCGTTTCGAGGTTGTCCTGGGGTCCCTGGTCGCGAAGGAGTCGGGCCTGCAGCTGGGGGACACCATCCTCCTGACCTGCGGCCTGGCGGGCGGCGGGTTCGTGCACGACGGCTTCTCGTATGAAGTGGTGGGGGTGCTCGAGGTCAGCGGCACGCCGCACGACCGCGTGATCTTCAGCGACCTGGCGTCTGGCTGGATCATCCACGCCCAGGACAAGCGAGATCGAGAGGCCGGCGGAAGCGCCGATCGCGTGACCGAGGACGACCTGAGCGCGGCCGACCGGCTCGTGACCGGCGTGTACCTCCGGGGCGTGGTCCGTGAGGGGCGCCAGGCGAGCGCGGCGATCGCCGAGCTCGCCAGCGAACTGCGCCGCAACCCGTCCATCACCGTCGCGTCGCCGGCGTCGGAGATCGAGGCACTCTTCCGGATCGTCAACCGCGTCGATCGGTTGCTCATCGCGGTGGCGTTCGTGGTCCTGGTCTCTGGCGCGGTCTCGACCATGCTGGCGTTGTACTCATCGGGCCAGATGCGCCGGCGAGAGATCGCGACGTTCCGCGTGCTGGGTGCGAGCCGGGGCCGAATCGTCCGGTGGGTGCTGGCCGAGGCCGTGATCCTTGGTGCGACCGGGGCCGTGGTGGGCGTCGGCATGAGCGTGCTCGGCGGCCTGGCCGTGTCGTGGGGCTTGAAGGTGCAACTCGGGCTGGTGGTCGAGCCGGCGGTTTCCCTTGCGGCGTTCGGGGCCGTCGGCGCGGCGGCGGTCGTCTTAGCGGCCTTGGCGGGCGTGGCGCCGGCCGTGCTTGCCTATCGGACGCCCGTGGCGGAACACCTGCGTCCGTTGGGCTAG